A single window of Nicotiana tomentosiformis chromosome 1, ASM39032v3, whole genome shotgun sequence DNA harbors:
- the LOC104088318 gene encoding pentatricopeptide repeat-containing protein At2g44880, whose product MNYRNTHWLWSTIERKCHALLQQRNSKATLLRIHAVMLRNAVDSNVNLLTKLISSFSVSDPVAGISHGRRVFDTSPQKDDTFLSNTMIKSHMGVGQFAESTLLYRDLLRHTSFEPDNYTFSSLSKCCGARVVLWEGLEVHNHVLKYGFVSNLFVATSLVDMYGKLDEMGFARKLFDKMLERSSVSWTALIGGYLKCGGIGIAEGLFDTMPEKDVAAFNVMIDAYVKKGDMVSANRLFEAMPERNVISWTSMIDGYCSNGSVSEAMVLFDAMPERNLFSWNAMIGGYCQNKQPQEALKLFHELQTVTTLEPDDVTFVSVLPAIADLGALDLGNWVHQYVKRKKLDRSSNVCTALVDMYGKCGEIAKAREFFDEVKLKETSSWNALINGLAVNGSAKEALEVFEEMKNKGYKPNEVTILGVLSACNHGGLVEEGKKWFIAMENYGLTPQIEHYGCLVDLLGRSGCLEEAENLIETMPYEVNGIILSSFLFACGYAKDVTRAEKVKKKAIEMEPWNDGIYIMLRNLYATDKRWSDVEDIKGWMRREGAKKEAGCSTIEVNGMVWEFLAGDKIHPQCEEIRLLLEHLRLYMRGQDTPYSNDIGLAEF is encoded by the coding sequence ATGAATTATAGAAACACCCATTGGCTATGGAGCACAATAGAGAGAAAATGTCATGCTTTGCTCCAACAAAGGAACTCCAAAGCCACCCTTCTCCGCATTCACGCCGTAATGCTTCGAAACGCCGTTGATAGTAACGTCAATCTCCTCACCAAACTCATTTCCAGCTTCTCCGTCAGCGACCCAGTAGCTGGAATCAGCCATGGACGCCGCGTGTTCGACACAAGTCCCCAAAAGGACGACACTTTCCTCAGTAACACCATGATAAAGTCCCACATGGGAGTTGGCCAATTCGCCGAATCAACACTTCTGTATAGAGATTTACTAAGACACACTAGTTTTGAACCGGACAATTACACGTTTTCTAGCCTTTCCAAGTGTTGTGGTGCAAGAGTAGTGTTGTGGGAAGGCTTGGAAGTTCATAATCATGTATTGAAGTATGGGTTTGTGTCGAATTTATTTGTGGCTACTTCCTTGGTTGATATGTATGGGAAGCTTGATGAAATGGGTTTTGCTAGGAagttgtttgataaaatgcttgagAGAAGTTCAGTCTCGTGGACAGCTTTGATTGGTGGTTATTTGAAGTGTGGAGGTATAGGTATTGCTGAAGGACTTTTTGATACAATGCCTGAGAAAGATGTAGCTGCATTCAATGTGATGATTGATGCTTACGTGAAGAAAGGAGATATGGTGTCAGCAAATAGATTGTTTGAGGCAATGCCGGAGAGAAATGTGATTTCTTGGACTAGTATGATCGATGGGTACTGCAGTAATGGTAGTGTAAGTGAAGCCATGGTATTATTTGATGCAATGCCGGAGAGGAATTTATTCTCTTGGAATGCAATGATTGGTGGATACTGTCAAAACAAACAGCCGCAAGAGGCTTTGAAATTGTTTCACGAGTTGCAGACAGTGACGACATTGGAGCCGGATGATGTTACTTTTGTTAGTGTGCTACCAGCTATTGCTGATTTAGGTGCGTTAGATTTGGGTAACTGGGTTCACCAGTATGTGAAGAGGAAAAAATTAGATAGATCTTCAAATGTTTGCACTGCTTTGGTTGATATGTATGGCAAGTGTGGGGAAATTGCAAAAGCCAGGGAATTTTTCGATGAGGTAAAACTAAAAGAGACATCAAGTTGGAATGCTTTAATTAATGGATTGGCGGTCAATGGATCTGCTAAAGAAGCATTGGAGGTGTTTGAGGAGATGAAGAATAAAGGATACAAGCCGAATGAGGTTACTATTCTTGGTGTTTTGTCAGCTTGTAACCATGGTGGATTGGTGGAGGAAGGCAAGAAATGGTTTATAGCAATGGAGAATTATGGGCTTACTCCGCAAATTGAGCACTATGGTTGTCTAGTTGATCTCTTGGGGAGGTCAGGGTGTTTGGAGGAAGCCGAAAACTTGATCGAAACCATGCCTTATGAGGTCAATGGAATAATATTGAGTTCCTTTCTATTTGCTTGCGGTTATGCCAAAGATGTTACAAGGGCTGAGAAGGTGAAGAAAAAGGCAATTGAGATGGAACCGTGGAATGATGGAATCTACATTATGTTGAGGAACTTGTATGCCACCGACAAAAGGTGGAGTGATGTTGAAGACATTAAGGGCTGGATGAGGAGAGAAGGGGCAAAAAAAGAGGCAGGTTGCAGTACAATTGAAGTTAATGGTATGGTTTGGGAATTTTTAGCTGGAGATAAGATACATCCACAGTGTGAGGAAATACGTCTTCTATTGGAGCATTTGCGGTTGTACATGAGAGGTCAGGATACACCTTATAGTAATGATATTGGATTGGCTGAATTTTGA
- the LOC104088319 gene encoding uncharacterized protein — protein MGLIMSFMGKGLPTQVIGKVTGKFHESFVDKNITDFEEFHLTILDMFVTVNGALPGKHWIVPSRDKIEECFEKWKQLDEEGKKKKVLEFMEKNIKLNRLDQTSLIIGLATPPAAMAAKKAGEGVPQLKFIKSIPDVLFVPAATLVALASVKISRKIFLQQAASEDRLIEKNHPGTSDS, from the exons ATGGGTCTAATCATGAGCTTCATGGGAAAAG GATTGCCAACACAGGTTATAGGTAAGGTGACGGGAAAATTTCATGAGTCTTTCGTGGATAAAAATATCACGGATTTTGAAGAGTTCCATCTGACAATTCTTGACATGTTCGT CACTGTGAATGGTGCATTGCCTGGTAAGCACTGGATTGTGCCTTCGCGAGACAAAATTGAG GAGTGTTTTGAAAAGTGGAAGCAACTCGATGAAGAAGGCAAGAAGAAGAAGGTCCTAGAGTTCATGGAGAAGAACATAAAACTAAACAGGTTAGATCAGACTTCGCTCATCATTGGGCTGGCAACACCGCCTGCAGCAATGGCAGCCAAGAAAGCCGGTGAAGGTGTGCCTCAACTCAAATTTATTAAATCCATCCCCGACGTTCTGTTTGTGCCTGCTGCTACACTGGTGGCTCTTGCGTCAGTTAAGATTTCCAGAAAGATATTCCTCCAACAGGCAGCATCTGAAGACCGTCTAATTGAAAAAAACCATCCTGGAACATCGGATTCTTAA